A window of Nicotiana tabacum cultivar K326 chromosome 24, ASM71507v2, whole genome shotgun sequence contains these coding sequences:
- the LOC107832235 gene encoding fasciclin-like arabinogalactan protein 17 produces the protein MDFQIYGVSNLFIFTVILLFSIATATLQENPTATFAKPTTSAPQINSNSILVALLDSHYTELSELVEKALLLQTLEEAVSKHNITIFAPKNEALERDLDPEFKRFLLEPGNLRSLQNLLLFHMIPTRIVSNQWPARVHATLYPGDENVNVVEKNGEKMVSSAMIIKQDDIIKPDGVIHGIERVLIPKSVQQDFNTRRSLRSISAVLPEGAPEVDPRTHRLKKPAPVPAGTPPVLPVYDALAPGPSLAPAPAPGPGGPHHHFDGESQVKDFIQTLLHYGGYNELADILVNLTSLATEMGKLVSEGYVLTVLAPNDEAMAKLTTDQLSEPGAPEQIMYYHIIPEYQTEESMYNAVRRFGKVKYDTLRLPHKVVAEEADGSVKFGAGEEGAYLFDPDIYTDGRISVQGVDGVLFPIEEIKVAPVAAPVAKVVAKPRRGKLMEVVCGTLGSFAFASCH, from the exons ATGGATTTTCAGATCTATGGCGTTAGCAATCTCTTCATCTTCACTGTTATACTCCTTTTCTCCATTGCAACTGCCACATTGCAAGAAAACCCAACTGCAACATTTGCAAAACCCACAACTTCGGCACCCCAAATCAACTCAAATTCCATTCTTGTAGCTCTTTTGGATTCTCACTACACTGAGCTTTCTGAGCTAGTTGAAAAAGCCCTTTTGCTTCAAACACTTGAAGAAGCTGTTTCTAAACACAACATTACCATTTTTGCCCCTAAAAATGAGGCTCTTGAACGTGATTTGGACCCTGAGTTCAAGCGTTTCTTGCTTGAACCTGGGAATCTCAGGTCCTTACAAAATTTGTTGCTGTTCCACATGATTCCCACTCGCATTGTTTCCAACCAATGGCCGGCGCGTGTGCACGCGACCTTGTATCCTGGAGATGAGAATGTGAATGTTGTGGAGAAGAACGGTGAGAAAATGGTGAGCAGTGCTATGATTATTAAGCAAGACGATATTATCAAACCCGACGGTGTAATTCATGGGATTGAGCGCGTGTTGATACCCAAATCGGTTCAGCAAGATTTCAACACCCGAAGAAGTCTCCGGTCAATCTCCGCCGTGCTGCCGGAAGGTGCACCGGAGGTTGACCCGAGAACTCACCGGTTGAAGAAACCAGCACCTGTGCCAGCTGGCACACCACCGGTGCTGCCAGTGTACGATGCGCTAGCGCCCGGGCCATCTCTGGCCCCGGCACCAGCTCCCGGTCCAGGTGGACCCCACCATCACTTTGATGGTGAAAGTCAAGTAAAAGATTTTATTCAAACACTCCTACATTATGGAGGTTACAATGAATTAGCAGACATTCTTGTGAATCTAACATCATTGGCTACAGAAATGGGTAAATTAGTATCAGAAGGGTATGTTTTAACTGTTCTGGCGCCCAATGATGAAGCGATGGCTAAGCTGACGACTGATCAGCTTAGCGAACCCGGGGCGCCAGAACAGATAATGTATTACCATATAATACCGGAGTACCAAACGGAGGAGAGTATGTATAATGCAGTGAGGAGATTTGGGAAAGTGAAGTATGATACATTGAGGTTACCACATAAAGTTGTGGCTGAAGAAGCTGATGGATCAGTGAAATTTGGGGCAGGTGAAGAAGGGGCATATTTGTTTGATCCTGATATTTATACTGATGGAAGGATCTCTGTACAAGGGGTTGATGGTGTTCTGTTTCCTATTGAGGAAATTAAGGTGGCTCCTGTAGCTGCCCCTGTTGCTAAAGTTGTTGCAAAGCCAAGAAGAG GAAAGTTGATGGAAGTAGTATGTGGTACATTGGGGTCATTTGCTTTTGCTAGTTGTCATTAA